The Siniperca chuatsi isolate FFG_IHB_CAS linkage group LG12, ASM2008510v1, whole genome shotgun sequence genome has a segment encoding these proteins:
- the LOC122885925 gene encoding coiled-coil domain-containing protein 138-like encodes MNLQFKDTDVADAVEKLKKKYLERRKQLPPSEDITSGASDEAVQRLIVANRSNPTSKELKCYSKALHELFKAVTNHPDQFGSDHSLRGSNQDLSGDFTAAPLHDSQVLFTETDVTLPSCLDGSPGSQETETDGKFQRACQLPDSRRSSSLILAKVYQEMMTIYEQLKAERQSQQQWERELQERERRLKQQEEAFGRLAGLEEMLHSRILAVEEKHQQELSQLQDLLRERSKENRRLKSSYDIIKELNDNMKKQLNEINEQNKKLESQSKRVQARLENLQRKYEHSITSRGCQKVSVKSTECIKPSKKEKTAASGKPSNKGRSSPTPLKLLALLLDWTLDGQTFSSVAGNEGKGVGQCLPPEVVLNERCLKVLPLLADQLHHAPLSEPDLLLNLLRLIYWALRHMDSTQHVALSTTLRRIGEEASKPPAQLTTSQSEDPDLPKSCRSWPLYRSPCPCTRILSTLIILRTVTQADVLAQVLESLHTELMSEESRGLFIHYGGVCALLSMLRAGRGGLHTPVDILMQLTEQSRYLNSFLEACSCEEFFRTASQLLKNPRLELPSLEKLSILLQKLSSIRKNRRLFELSSLHLQIQELNHKTNHTHTFLCLNLRSILHNLK; translated from the exons ATGAACCTGCAGTTTAAAGACACCGACGTGGCTGATGCAGTCGAGAAGCTTAAGAAGAAATAtttggagaggaggaaacag TTGCCCCCGTCAGAAGACATTACCTCAGGAGCCAGTGACG AGGCAGTACAAAGGCTCATTGTGGCCAACAGGTCCAATCCAACAAGCAAAGAATTGAAATGCTACAGCAAAGCTTTACATGAGCTGTTCAAAGCAGTTACCAACCATCCTGACCA GTTTGGCAGTGATCATAGTCTGCGTGGCAGTAATCAGGACCTGAGTGGGGACTTTACAGCTGCCCCACTTCACGACTCTCAGGTGCTGTTCACAGAAACAG ATGTGACCTTGCCTTCCTGTCTGGATGGTAGCCCTGGGTCCCAGGAAACTGAGACTGACGGGAAGTTTCAGAGAGCTTGCCAACTCCCTGACTCGCGCCGTTCCTCTTCCTTAATACTAGCAAAGGTGTACCAGGAGATGATGACCATCTACGAACAACTAAAG gcaGAGCGACAAAGCCAGCAGCAGTGGGAGAGGGAGCTGCAGGAGCGGGAGAGGAGGCTGAAGCAACAGGAGGAGGCTTTTGGGAGGCTGGCCGGGCTGGAAGAGATGCTACACAGTCGCATACTAGCTGTAGAGgag AAACACCAGCAAGAGCTGAGCCAGCTGCAGGATCTTCTTCGAGAGAGGAGCAAAGAAAACAGGAGGCTCAAGTCCAgctatgacatcatcaaggAGCTGAATGACAACATGAAGAAACAG tTAAATGAGATCAATGAACAGAACAAGAAGTTGGAGAGCCAGTCCAAGAGGGTGCAGGCCCGACTTGAGAACCTACAG agGAAATACGAGCACAGCATAACATCAAGAGGCTGTCAAAAAGTGAGTGTTAAGAGCACCGAGTGTATTAAACCATCCAAAAAGGAGAAAACTGCTGCCTCTGGAAAACCCAGCAACAAG GGCCGCTCCAGTCCCACCCCACTAAAGCTCCTGGCCCTCCTACTGGACTGGACACTTGATGGACAGACGTTCTCATCAGTAGCAGGAAATGAAGGGAAGGGTGTCGGCCAGTGTCTGCCTCCAGAGGTCGTACTCAACGAGAGATGTCTTAAG GTGCTGCCGTTATTAGCTGATCAGCTTCATCACGCTCCGTTATCAGAACCTGACCTCCTCCTCAACCTTCTTCGCCTCATCTACTGGGCTTTGAGACACATGGACAGTACACAG CATGTAGCACTATCTACCACTCTGCGGCGGATAGGAGAGGAAGCATCAAAGCCCCCAGCCCAGTTAACAACGTCTCAGTCTGAAGATCCAGACCTGCCCAAGTCCTGCAGGAGCTGGCCCCTTTACCGCAGCCCCTGTCCCTGCACACGTATCCTCTCCACCCTCATCATCCTCCGCACTGTCACACAAG ctgatGTGCTGGCCCAGGTTCTGGAGAGTCTCCATACCGAGCTGATGTCTGAGGAGAGCCGAGGCCTTTTCATCCACTATGGAGGAGTGTGTGCACTGCTGTCGATGCTgcgagctggccgtggaggtcTGCACACACCTGTAGACATCCTTATGCAGCTAACTGAACAGTCCC GCTACTTAAATTCCTTCCTGGAGGCATGTAGCTGTGAGGAGTTTTTCCGAACGGCCTCCCAGCTTCTTAAAAACCCTCGTCTGGAGCTCCCGTCGCTGGAGAAGCTCTCCATCCTTCTCCAGAAGCTCTCCAGCATCAG GAAGAACCGTCGTCTGTTTGAACtgtcctccctccacctccagaTACAAGAACTTAATCACAaaaccaaccacacacacaccttcctctGCCTCAATCTCAGGTCCATCCTCCACAACcttaaataa